In a single window of the Rhizobium tropici CIAT 899 genome:
- a CDS encoding sarcosine oxidase subunit beta family protein, translating into MRYSAFSVFLNGLRGNTSWAPAWRQPQPKPHYDVIIVGGGGHGLATAYYLAKTFGIANVAVLEKGYLGSGNIGRNTTIIRSNYLLPGNNPFYELSMKLWEGLEQDFNFNAMVSQRGVLNLFHSDAQRDAYTRRGNAMRLHGVDAELLDREAVRKKLPFLDFENARFPIMGGLLQQRGGTVRHDAVAWGYARGADSRGVDIITGCEVTGIRTDQGRVTGVETTKGFIGCGKLALAAAGNSTVVADMAGLRLPIESHVLQAFVSEGLKPFIDCVVTFGAGHFYVSQSDKGGLVFGGDIDGYNSYAQRGNLATVEHVAEAGVAMIPALTRVRYLRTWGGVMDMSMDGSPIIDRTHIDNLYLNAGWCYGGFKATPASGYCYAHLIARNEPHETATQLRLDRFRRGYQIDEKGVGAQPNLH; encoded by the coding sequence ATGCGCTATTCGGCTTTCTCTGTTTTTCTCAACGGCCTTCGCGGCAATACCAGCTGGGCCCCCGCCTGGCGCCAGCCGCAACCGAAGCCGCATTATGACGTCATCATCGTCGGTGGCGGCGGCCATGGTCTTGCAACTGCCTATTATCTCGCCAAGACCTTCGGCATCGCCAATGTCGCCGTTCTGGAAAAGGGCTATCTCGGCTCTGGCAATATCGGCCGCAATACGACGATCATCCGCTCGAACTACCTGCTGCCCGGCAACAATCCCTTCTACGAGCTTTCCATGAAGCTTTGGGAAGGGCTGGAGCAGGATTTCAATTTCAATGCCATGGTCTCGCAGCGCGGCGTGCTCAATCTCTTTCATTCGGATGCGCAACGCGACGCCTATACGCGACGCGGCAATGCCATGCGCCTGCACGGGGTCGATGCCGAATTGCTCGACCGCGAGGCCGTTCGCAAAAAGCTGCCCTTCCTGGATTTCGAAAACGCACGATTCCCGATCATGGGCGGCCTGCTGCAGCAGCGCGGCGGCACGGTGCGCCACGACGCAGTCGCCTGGGGCTATGCCCGCGGAGCCGATAGCCGTGGCGTCGATATCATCACCGGCTGCGAAGTCACAGGCATCCGCACCGACCAGGGCCGCGTCACGGGTGTCGAGACGACGAAGGGATTCATCGGCTGCGGCAAGCTGGCGCTGGCGGCAGCCGGCAATTCCACCGTCGTCGCCGATATGGCCGGTCTGCGCTTGCCGATCGAAAGTCATGTGCTGCAGGCGTTCGTCTCGGAAGGTCTGAAGCCGTTCATCGATTGCGTCGTCACCTTTGGCGCCGGGCATTTCTATGTCTCGCAATCCGATAAGGGTGGCCTCGTCTTCGGCGGCGATATCGACGGCTACAACTCCTATGCCCAGCGCGGTAACCTCGCGACCGTCGAGCATGTTGCCGAAGCAGGCGTTGCAATGATCCCGGCGCTGACCCGCGTGCGCTATCTACGTACCTGGGGCGGCGTCATGGATATGAGCATGGACGGCTCCCCGATCATCGACCGGACCCATATCGACAATCTCTATCTGAACGCCGGCTGGTGCTACGGCGGCTTCAAGGCGACGCCGGCGTCAGGCTATTGCTACGCGCATTTGATCGCCCGCAACGAGCCTCATGAAACAGCGACGCAGCTGCGCCTCGACCGATTCCGGCGTGGCTATCAGATCGATGAAAAGGGCGTCGGTGCCCAGCCGAACCTGCATTGA
- the folD gene encoding bifunctional methylenetetrahydrofolate dehydrogenase/methenyltetrahydrofolate cyclohydrolase FolD, with amino-acid sequence MAPATVIDGKKAAASVIEAVKGAAAGLEVEAGVKTGLAVVIVGDDPASHAYVSSKSKMAKECGFNSIQHTLPAETTQGALARLVQSLNGDPSIHGILVQLPLPKHLDSDDIIQSIKPEKDVDGLHVVNAGKLATGDLETGLISCTPAGAMLLVRSIHGEDLSGLNAVVIGRSNLFGKPMAQLLLNANATVTTAHSRTKDLASVARGADILVAAVGRPEMVKANWVKPGATVIDVGINRIAAPERGEGKSRLVGDVAYGQASEVAAAITPVPGGVGPMTIAMLMANTVIAAHRAAGKKPPKF; translated from the coding sequence ATGGCACCCGCAACAGTGATCGACGGGAAGAAGGCAGCGGCTTCGGTGATCGAGGCTGTGAAGGGTGCGGCGGCGGGACTTGAGGTTGAGGCCGGTGTGAAGACAGGTCTTGCGGTCGTCATCGTCGGGGACGATCCGGCCAGCCACGCCTATGTGAGCTCCAAGAGCAAGATGGCCAAGGAGTGCGGCTTCAACTCCATCCAGCACACCCTGCCGGCCGAGACGACGCAAGGTGCGCTGGCAAGGCTCGTCCAGTCGCTGAACGGCGATCCCTCCATCCACGGCATCCTCGTCCAGCTGCCGCTGCCGAAGCATCTCGATTCGGATGACATCATCCAATCGATCAAGCCGGAGAAGGATGTCGACGGCCTGCATGTGGTCAATGCCGGCAAACTTGCGACCGGCGATCTCGAAACCGGACTGATCTCCTGCACGCCGGCCGGCGCCATGCTTTTGGTACGTTCGATCCACGGCGAGGACCTGTCGGGTCTGAATGCCGTCGTCATCGGTCGCTCCAACCTGTTCGGCAAGCCGATGGCGCAATTGCTGCTCAATGCCAATGCGACGGTGACGACAGCACATTCGCGCACGAAGGATCTCGCCTCCGTGGCAAGAGGCGCCGATATTCTGGTCGCGGCCGTCGGCCGTCCGGAGATGGTGAAGGCCAACTGGGTGAAGCCCGGTGCCACCGTCATCGATGTCGGCATCAACCGGATCGCGGCACCCGAGCGCGGCGAGGGCAAGAGCCGGCTGGTGGGCGATGTCGCCTATGGTCAAGCCTCCGAAGTCGCCGCCGCCATCACGCCGGTTCCGGGCGGTGTCGGCCCGATGACGATCGCCATGCTGATGGCCAATACCGTCATCGCTGCCCATCGCGCTGCAGGTAAGAAGCCGCCGAAGTTTTGA
- a CDS encoding helix-turn-helix domain-containing protein, with the protein MKTKADKISADDQSHGGRSAFSQNPHAVREPKENNLEMAIGHEVRAYRKKLGITVTDLAAATGISLGMLSKIENGNISPSLTTLQSLSRALGVPLTAFFRRYEEPRNAVFVKAGQGVELERRGTRAGHQYNVLGHIDNNSSGVIVEPYLITLTADSDVFPTFQHEGMEFLYMLEGEVMYRHGDQLYPMQPGDSLFFDADAPHGPEVLVKLPAKYLSIISYPQRGKTD; encoded by the coding sequence ATGAAAACCAAGGCAGACAAGATATCGGCTGACGACCAGTCCCATGGCGGACGGTCAGCTTTCTCACAAAATCCGCATGCGGTGCGCGAGCCGAAGGAAAACAATCTCGAGATGGCGATCGGCCACGAGGTCCGTGCCTATCGCAAGAAGCTTGGCATCACGGTGACGGATCTTGCCGCCGCGACGGGTATCTCGCTCGGCATGCTGTCGAAGATCGAAAACGGCAATATCTCGCCGTCGCTGACGACGCTGCAATCGCTGTCGCGCGCACTCGGCGTGCCGCTGACAGCTTTCTTCCGTCGTTACGAAGAGCCGCGCAACGCCGTCTTCGTCAAGGCTGGCCAGGGCGTGGAACTCGAACGCCGCGGCACGCGTGCCGGCCATCAATATAATGTGCTCGGCCATATCGACAACAATTCGAGCGGCGTCATCGTTGAGCCCTATCTCATTACGCTGACGGCCGATTCCGATGTCTTTCCGACATTCCAGCATGAGGGAATGGAGTTCCTTTACATGCTCGAGGGCGAGGTGATGTACCGCCATGGCGACCAGCTCTATCCCATGCAGCCCGGCGACAGTCTTTTCTTCGATGCCGACGCGCCACATGGCCCGGAGGTGCTGGTGAAACTGCCGGCGAAATACCTGTCGATCATCAGCTATCCACAGCGGGGCAAGACTGACTAA
- a CDS encoding aminomethyltransferase family protein, translating to MALSWRFSALADRHRALGSKLEDWSGMGTAWTYDKDMSQEHVAIRTKAGIMDVSGLKKVHLVGPHAIAVLDYITTRDMSKIYPGRSVYAAMLNDRGYFTDDCIVYRTGPNSWMLVHGSGSGHEELVKQAAGRNCAVLFDDDLHDLSLQGPVAVDYLAKYVPGIRDLKYFHHMQTTLFGTPVMISRTGYTGERGYEIFVRGQDAPMVWDRIVAEGEEMGIIPCCFSVLDMLRVESYLLFYPYDNSQMYPFADQPPGDSLWELGLDFTVSPGKTGFRGAEEHARLKGKERFKIFGMLIDADGPADLGDEVYYEGKKVGVITCPCYSTLTKKSMAIARLDVDKAVQGTKLEVRGKSLKASAIAHTLPFDDPEKKKRTAIG from the coding sequence ATGGCATTATCATGGCGTTTCTCCGCCTTGGCGGACCGGCACCGTGCTCTCGGATCGAAACTTGAGGACTGGAGCGGCATGGGAACCGCCTGGACCTACGACAAGGACATGTCGCAGGAGCATGTTGCGATCCGTACCAAGGCCGGTATCATGGACGTTTCCGGCCTGAAGAAGGTGCATCTGGTCGGACCGCACGCCATTGCCGTGCTCGACTATATTACCACCCGCGACATGTCGAAGATCTATCCCGGCCGCTCGGTCTATGCCGCGATGCTCAACGATCGCGGCTATTTCACCGACGACTGCATCGTCTACCGCACCGGCCCGAACTCGTGGATGCTGGTGCATGGCTCGGGCTCCGGCCACGAGGAGCTCGTCAAGCAGGCAGCAGGCCGCAACTGCGCCGTCCTTTTCGACGACGATCTGCATGATCTGTCGCTGCAGGGTCCCGTTGCGGTTGACTATCTCGCCAAGTACGTGCCCGGCATTCGCGACCTCAAATATTTCCATCACATGCAGACGACGCTGTTCGGCACGCCCGTAATGATCTCGCGCACCGGCTATACCGGCGAGCGCGGTTATGAGATATTCGTGCGTGGTCAGGATGCGCCCATGGTGTGGGACCGCATCGTCGCAGAAGGCGAGGAGATGGGCATCATTCCCTGCTGCTTCAGCGTCCTCGACATGCTGCGCGTCGAAAGCTATCTGCTCTTTTATCCATACGATAACTCGCAGATGTACCCCTTCGCCGACCAGCCGCCCGGCGACAGCCTTTGGGAGCTCGGCCTCGACTTCACCGTCAGCCCCGGCAAGACGGGTTTCCGCGGTGCCGAGGAACATGCGCGCCTCAAGGGCAAGGAGCGCTTCAAGATCTTCGGCATGCTGATCGATGCAGACGGCCCGGCCGATCTCGGCGACGAGGTGTATTACGAGGGCAAAAAGGTCGGCGTCATCACCTGCCCCTGCTATTCGACGCTCACCAAGAAATCGATGGCGATCGCCCGCCTCGATGTCGACAAGGCCGTACAGGGTACAAAGCTCGAAGTGCGCGGCAAGAGCCTGAAGGCGAGCGCAATAGCCCATACGCTGCCGTTCGACGATCCTGAAAAGAAGAAGAGGACGGCTATCGGTTAA
- a CDS encoding GXGXG domain-containing protein: MPVFDLSVTPLRELNSALHGLPAGANDLAFEVVNPRGHHAVAAGIDAPVTVDIKGSVGYYCAGMNDGGNVTVHGSAGPGVAENMMSGSVVIEGDASQYAGATGRGGLLVIKGNAASRCGISMKGIDIVVYGNIGHMSAFMGQSGHLVVLGDAGDALGDSLYEAKLFVRGSVQSLGSDCIEKEMRPEHLAKLSELLEKAGVRGVRPEEFKRYGSARKLYNFNIDNADAY, translated from the coding sequence ATGCCAGTTTTCGACCTATCCGTTACGCCGCTGCGTGAACTCAACAGTGCCCTTCATGGCCTGCCCGCCGGCGCCAATGATCTGGCCTTCGAAGTCGTCAATCCGCGCGGCCATCATGCTGTCGCCGCCGGTATCGACGCGCCCGTCACCGTCGATATCAAAGGGTCTGTCGGTTACTACTGCGCCGGCATGAACGATGGCGGCAACGTCACGGTGCATGGTTCGGCAGGTCCGGGCGTCGCAGAGAACATGATGTCCGGCAGCGTCGTCATCGAAGGCGATGCCAGCCAGTATGCCGGCGCGACCGGCCGCGGCGGGCTGCTTGTCATCAAGGGCAATGCCGCCTCGCGCTGCGGCATCTCGATGAAGGGCATCGACATCGTCGTCTATGGCAATATCGGCCATATGTCGGCCTTCATGGGCCAATCCGGGCATCTGGTCGTGCTCGGTGACGCCGGCGATGCCTTGGGCGACAGCCTCTACGAGGCCAAGCTTTTCGTGCGTGGTTCGGTCCAAAGCCTCGGCTCGGACTGCATCGAGAAGGAGATGCGCCCGGAGCATCTCGCAAAGCTCTCCGAGCTTCTCGAGAAGGCCGGCGTGCGCGGCGTCAGGCCGGAAGAGTTCAAGCGCTACGGATCGGCCCGCAAGCTCTATAATTTCAACATCGACAATGCCGACGCGTATTAA
- a CDS encoding FMN-binding glutamate synthase family protein — MSYHNPYTPPRKSATFDDHTLAEIRRAAATGIYDIRGAGTKRKVPHFDDLLFLGASISRYPLEGYREKCDTTVVLGGRFAKKPITLKTPITIAGMSFGALSGNAKEALGRGATLAGTSTTTGDGGMTDEERGHSQTLVYQYLPSRYGMNPRDLRRADAIEVVVGQGAKPGGGGMLLGQKISDRVANMRNLPKGIDQRSACRHPDWTGPDDLEIKIMELREITDWEKPIYVKVGGARPYYDTALAVKAGADVVVLDGMQGGTAATQDVFIENVGMPTLACIRPAVQALQDLGMHRKVQLIISGGIRSGADVAKALALGADAVAIGTAALVALGDNDPKWEEEYQKLGTTAGAYDDWHEGKDPAGITTQDPELASRLDPIAAGRRLANYLKVMTLEAQTIARACGKNHLHNLEPEDLCALTMEAAAMAQIPLAGTNWYPGKGGY; from the coding sequence ATGAGCTACCACAATCCATATACGCCACCCCGCAAGTCGGCGACCTTCGATGATCATACGCTCGCTGAAATCCGCCGTGCGGCAGCGACCGGTATCTACGATATCCGCGGCGCCGGCACGAAGCGCAAGGTGCCGCATTTCGATGATCTGCTCTTTCTCGGCGCTTCGATCTCGCGCTATCCGCTCGAAGGCTATCGCGAGAAATGCGATACGACCGTTGTCCTCGGCGGCCGTTTCGCCAAGAAGCCGATCACGCTGAAGACCCCGATCACCATTGCCGGCATGAGCTTCGGTGCGCTTTCCGGCAACGCCAAGGAAGCGCTCGGCCGAGGCGCCACGCTTGCCGGCACGTCGACGACGACAGGCGACGGCGGCATGACGGACGAGGAGCGCGGTCATTCGCAGACGCTGGTCTATCAATATCTTCCCTCGCGTTACGGCATGAACCCTAGGGATCTGCGCCGCGCCGACGCAATCGAAGTCGTGGTCGGACAGGGGGCCAAGCCCGGCGGCGGCGGCATGCTGCTCGGCCAGAAGATTTCCGATCGCGTCGCCAACATGCGCAATCTGCCGAAGGGCATCGACCAGCGCTCGGCCTGCCGTCATCCGGACTGGACCGGGCCGGACGATCTCGAAATCAAGATCATGGAGTTGCGCGAGATCACCGACTGGGAAAAGCCGATCTATGTGAAGGTCGGCGGCGCGCGGCCCTATTATGACACGGCGCTTGCCGTGAAGGCTGGGGCCGACGTTGTCGTGCTCGATGGCATGCAAGGCGGCACGGCCGCGACCCAGGACGTCTTCATCGAGAATGTCGGCATGCCGACGCTCGCCTGTATCCGTCCCGCCGTCCAGGCGCTGCAGGATCTCGGCATGCACCGCAAGGTGCAGCTGATCATCTCCGGCGGCATTCGCTCTGGGGCTGATGTGGCGAAGGCGCTCGCACTCGGTGCCGACGCGGTTGCCATCGGCACGGCTGCGCTCGTAGCCCTCGGCGACAACGATCCGAAATGGGAAGAGGAATACCAGAAGCTCGGCACGACGGCCGGCGCCTATGACGACTGGCATGAGGGCAAGGACCCGGCCGGCATCACGACGCAGGATCCGGAGCTGGCCAGCCGGCTCGATCCGATTGCTGCGGGCCGGCGCCTTGCCAACTATCTCAAGGTTATGACGCTGGAAGCGCAGACGATTGCGCGCGCCTGTGGCAAGAATCACCTGCACAACCTGGAACCGGAGGACCTGTGCGCATTGACGATGGAAGCTGCCGCCATGGCGCAGATCCCTCTCGCCGGCACCAACTGGTATCCGGGCAAGGGGGGCTATTAG
- the purU gene encoding formyltetrahydrofolate deformylase, producing MTSYVLTVACKSTRGIVAAISNYLAGQGCNIIDSSQFDDLDTGMFFMRVSFISEEGVGETALAEGFKPIAEKFAMDVEIHDAKKRMKVLLMVSRFGHCLNDLLYRWKIGALPIDIVGVISNHFDYQKVVVNHDIPFHHIPVTKANKPEAEARIMDVVEQTGTELIVLARYMQILSDSMCQKMSGRIINIHHSFLPSFKGANPYKQAYERGVKLIGATAHYVTADLDEGPIIEQDTARITHAQSAEDYVSIGRDVESQVLARAIHAHIHHRNFINGNRTVVFPASPGSYASERMG from the coding sequence ATGACGAGCTATGTATTGACAGTTGCGTGCAAATCGACGCGCGGGATCGTTGCGGCGATCTCGAACTATCTGGCCGGGCAGGGCTGCAACATCATCGACTCCAGCCAGTTCGACGATCTCGACACCGGCATGTTCTTCATGCGCGTCTCCTTCATCTCCGAGGAGGGCGTCGGTGAGACGGCGCTGGCAGAAGGCTTCAAGCCGATCGCGGAAAAGTTCGCCATGGACGTCGAGATCCACGATGCCAAGAAGCGCATGAAGGTGCTGCTGATGGTGTCGCGCTTCGGCCATTGCTTGAACGACCTGCTCTATCGCTGGAAGATCGGTGCGCTGCCGATCGACATCGTCGGCGTCATCTCCAACCATTTCGATTACCAGAAGGTGGTGGTCAATCATGACATCCCCTTCCACCATATTCCGGTGACCAAGGCCAACAAGCCGGAGGCGGAAGCCAGGATCATGGATGTGGTCGAGCAGACCGGCACGGAGCTGATCGTGCTGGCGCGCTACATGCAGATCCTGTCGGATTCCATGTGCCAGAAGATGTCGGGCCGCATCATCAACATCCATCATTCCTTCCTGCCGTCGTTCAAGGGCGCCAATCCCTACAAGCAGGCCTATGAGCGCGGGGTGAAGCTGATCGGGGCGACGGCGCATTATGTGACGGCCGATCTCGACGAGGGTCCGATCATCGAGCAGGACACGGCGCGCATCACCCATGCGCAATCTGCCGAGGATTACGTCTCGATCGGCCGCGATGTGGAGAGCCAGGTTCTCGCCCGCGCCATCCATGCCCATATCCATCACCGCAACTTCATCAACGGCAACCGCACCGTCGTCTTCCCGGCAAGCCCGGGCTCCTATGCCTCCGAGCGCATGGGGTGA
- a CDS encoding sarcosine oxidase subunit delta, with the protein MASLISCPHCGTRPKEEFTIKGDANLTRPAPDAGAEDWYDYVYLRNNPKGLHKEYWHHSSGCRRWLIVERDTVTHKVHGVSDAALTKLGGGA; encoded by the coding sequence ATGGCAAGCCTGATTTCCTGCCCTCACTGCGGCACACGTCCCAAGGAAGAATTCACCATCAAGGGGGATGCGAACCTTACCCGCCCTGCCCCGGATGCCGGCGCGGAAGATTGGTACGACTATGTCTACCTGCGCAACAATCCAAAGGGACTTCATAAGGAATATTGGCACCATTCCTCGGGCTGCCGCCGCTGGCTGATCGTCGAGCGCGACACCGTGACACACAAGGTCCATGGCGTCAGCGATGCGGCGCTTACCAAGCTTGGAGGCGGCGCATGA
- the glnT gene encoding type III glutamate--ammonia ligase: MTLDLAAFAKDKGIKYFMISYTDLFSGQRAKLVPAQAIAGMQEDGAGFAGFATWLDMTPAHPDLFAVPDASSVIQLPWKKDVAWVAADCMMEGELVGQAPRNVLKKLVKEAEAAGKRVKTGVEAEFFLITADGAKISDEYDTAEKPCYDQQAVMRRYDVISEICDYMLELGWGAYQNDHEDANGQFEMNWEFDDALKTADKHSFFKFMVKSIAEKHGLRATFMPKPFKGLTGNGCHCHISVWSNDGKTNVFADREAEFGLSAEGKHFLGGIMKHASSLAAITNPTVNSYKRINAPRTTSGATWSPNTVTWTGNNRTHMVRVPGPGRFELRLPDGAVNPYLLQAVIIAAGLDGLRSNADPGPHHDIDMYAEGHLVKNAPRLPLNLLDALRAYDEDEGLKQAIGSEFSEAYLKLKHQEWNAYCSHFTQWERDSTLDI, encoded by the coding sequence ATGACACTGGATCTTGCTGCTTTTGCGAAAGACAAAGGCATCAAATATTTCATGATCAGTTATACGGATCTTTTTTCCGGCCAGCGCGCCAAGCTGGTGCCGGCCCAGGCGATTGCCGGGATGCAGGAAGACGGTGCGGGCTTTGCAGGCTTCGCGACCTGGCTCGATATGACGCCCGCCCATCCCGATCTTTTCGCCGTACCTGATGCTTCCTCCGTCATCCAGCTCCCATGGAAGAAGGATGTTGCCTGGGTCGCGGCCGATTGCATGATGGAGGGCGAACTCGTCGGCCAAGCGCCGCGAAACGTGCTGAAGAAGCTCGTGAAAGAAGCGGAAGCCGCTGGCAAGCGCGTCAAGACGGGCGTCGAGGCTGAATTCTTCCTGATCACGGCCGATGGCGCCAAGATATCGGATGAATACGATACCGCAGAAAAGCCTTGCTACGACCAGCAGGCCGTCATGCGCCGTTATGACGTCATCTCCGAGATCTGCGACTATATGCTTGAGCTCGGCTGGGGTGCGTATCAAAACGACCACGAGGACGCCAACGGCCAGTTCGAGATGAACTGGGAATTCGACGATGCCCTGAAGACGGCGGACAAGCACTCCTTCTTCAAGTTTATGGTCAAGTCGATCGCCGAGAAGCATGGCTTGCGAGCAACCTTCATGCCGAAGCCCTTCAAGGGTCTCACCGGCAATGGCTGCCATTGCCATATCTCCGTGTGGAGCAATGACGGCAAGACCAACGTCTTTGCCGACAGGGAGGCCGAATTCGGCCTGTCGGCCGAAGGCAAGCATTTCCTCGGCGGCATCATGAAACATGCCTCGTCGCTGGCGGCGATTACCAACCCAACCGTCAATTCCTACAAGCGCATCAATGCGCCGCGCACGACCTCCGGCGCCACCTGGTCTCCCAATACCGTGACGTGGACCGGCAACAACCGCACCCACATGGTGCGCGTGCCCGGTCCCGGCCGCTTCGAGCTGCGCCTGCCCGATGGTGCCGTCAATCCTTACCTGCTGCAGGCTGTCATCATCGCTGCCGGCCTGGATGGCCTGCGCAGCAACGCCGATCCGGGACCGCATCACGATATCGACATGTATGCGGAAGGCCATCTCGTGAAGAATGCGCCGCGCCTGCCGCTCAATCTGCTCGATGCGCTGCGGGCCTATGACGAGGACGAGGGGTTGAAGCAGGCGATCGGCTCGGAGTTCTCCGAAGCCTATCTGAAGCTCAAGCATCAGGAATGGAACGCCTACTGCTCGCATTTCACGCAGTGGGAGCGCGACAGCACGCTCGATATCTGA
- a CDS encoding class II glutamine amidotransferase gives MCGIVGLFLKDKALEPKLGALLSSMLITMTDRGPDSAGIAIYGNDNGNTAKITVQSADPTKDFDGLEYELRRTLDVPVSVVVKSTHAVITLAKDKLEEGRAALTALRPNIRVMSSGDTVEIYKEVGLPKDVVSRFGVAAMSGTHGIGHTRMATESAVTTLGAHPFSTGSDQCLVHNGSLSNHNNLRRELKREGMTFETENDTEVAAAYLTAEMAKGKDLGAALEGAVDDLDGFFTFVVGTKSGFGVVRDPIACKPAVMAETDQYVAFGSEYRALVNLPGIENARVWEPEPATVYFWDHEKAA, from the coding sequence ATGTGCGGAATTGTCGGTCTCTTCTTGAAGGATAAGGCGCTGGAGCCGAAACTTGGCGCGCTTCTGTCCTCCATGCTAATCACGATGACCGATCGCGGACCCGATAGCGCGGGCATTGCGATCTACGGTAACGATAACGGCAACACGGCGAAGATAACCGTCCAGTCGGCCGATCCGACTAAGGATTTCGACGGGCTGGAATATGAACTCCGGCGCACGCTCGACGTGCCGGTATCCGTCGTGGTCAAGAGCACGCATGCGGTCATCACTCTTGCCAAGGACAAGCTCGAAGAGGGCAGGGCGGCCCTGACGGCATTGCGCCCGAATATCCGCGTTATGAGCAGCGGCGATACTGTCGAGATCTACAAGGAAGTCGGCCTGCCGAAAGATGTGGTCTCGCGCTTTGGCGTCGCCGCCATGTCCGGCACGCATGGCATCGGCCATACCCGTATGGCGACCGAGTCGGCCGTCACGACGCTTGGCGCTCATCCCTTCTCGACAGGTTCGGATCAATGCCTGGTTCACAACGGGTCGCTCTCGAACCACAACAACCTGCGTCGCGAGCTTAAGCGCGAGGGCATGACCTTCGAGACGGAAAATGACACCGAAGTCGCGGCCGCCTATCTGACGGCGGAGATGGCGAAAGGCAAGGATCTTGGGGCGGCGCTGGAAGGCGCGGTCGACGATCTCGACGGCTTCTTCACCTTCGTCGTCGGCACCAAGTCAGGCTTCGGCGTCGTTCGCGACCCCATCGCCTGCAAGCCGGCGGTCATGGCGGAAACCGATCAATATGTGGCGTTCGGCTCCGAATATCGCGCGCTTGTCAATCTCCCGGGTATCGAAAATGCCCGCGTCTGGGAGCCGGAACCGGCGACCGTCTATTTCTGGGATCACGAAAAGGCCGCCTGA
- a CDS encoding GlxA family transcriptional regulator encodes MTAIDSKNSQNIGFILIPGFALMSFASASEPLRAANLLAGREIYRLSTFSPDGTPAVSSGGVPVPAEPLPGRGSGLGTVFVCAGGSPRDWHYPSVLACLRQLAREGVRIGGISGGPYLLAAAGLLAERDFTIHWEHAPALLEAFSTLTPRQARFVIDGNRITCGGGIAPLDMMHVLISERMGADFARRVSDWYLHTDVSEPTAPQRGSLAERYGVHHPGLLSVLEKMEETIEMPLDRAAMARIAGVTPRHLDRLFATHLGATFLEQYRRIRLQHARRLLEQSPLSISEIAIATGFSSGAHFARAYRSLYGIAPGDTRHA; translated from the coding sequence ATGACGGCGATCGATAGCAAAAATAGCCAGAATATCGGTTTCATCCTGATCCCGGGGTTCGCCTTGATGTCCTTTGCCTCGGCAAGCGAGCCATTGCGCGCCGCCAATCTCCTGGCCGGGCGGGAAATCTATCGATTGTCGACCTTCTCGCCGGACGGCACTCCGGCGGTATCGTCGGGCGGCGTGCCGGTGCCGGCCGAGCCTCTTCCAGGTCGCGGATCCGGTCTTGGCACGGTCTTCGTCTGCGCCGGCGGCTCGCCACGCGATTGGCATTACCCTTCGGTCCTTGCCTGCCTGCGCCAGCTCGCACGCGAGGGCGTCCGTATCGGTGGTATCTCAGGCGGTCCCTATCTGCTTGCCGCGGCCGGTCTTCTGGCCGAGCGTGATTTTACCATTCACTGGGAGCACGCGCCGGCCCTGCTCGAAGCCTTTTCGACGCTTACACCACGCCAGGCGCGCTTCGTCATCGACGGCAATCGCATCACCTGCGGCGGCGGCATTGCGCCGCTCGACATGATGCATGTACTGATATCAGAGCGCATGGGTGCCGATTTCGCTCGCCGCGTCAGCGACTGGTACCTGCATACTGACGTGAGCGAGCCGACTGCGCCGCAACGCGGTTCGCTCGCCGAGCGCTATGGCGTTCACCATCCGGGTTTGCTGAGCGTGCTCGAAAAAATGGAAGAGACGATCGAGATGCCTCTCGATCGTGCCGCCATGGCGCGGATTGCCGGGGTCACGCCGCGTCATCTCGACCGGCTGTTCGCCACGCATCTCGGCGCGACATTCCTGGAGCAATATCGGCGAATACGGCTGCAGCATGCCCGGCGGCTCCTGGAGCAGAGCCCGCTTTCGATTTCCGAAATCGCCATCGCCACCGGCTTTTCAAGCGGTGCCCATTTCGCCCGGGCCTATCGCTCTCTTTATGGGATTGCCCCCGGTGATACCCGTCACGCGTGA